DNA from Rhinatrema bivittatum chromosome 1, aRhiBiv1.1, whole genome shotgun sequence:
ACTTCTGTGAGGTGCTCTTCAATGCCGGCTAATTTTTCCCCAAACTTTTCATCTAGTGCGGCCCTGGCAGTTTCTTTGATGTCAGCTAATGTGATTCTGGCACACGAGCTTTCCCCCACACTGTCAGGCCCAGTCAccatttttgtactttttgcgGCCATCTCCAGCGGCGATTGTTGCATATATCGTACTATTGACATATGCTCTTACTGGGGCTGGTGGTCAACTGTCCGATTTTCGTGTGTGAGGGTCAGAAGGTAATCAATTGTGGGAGCGGACACCCAGAGCCTGAAGAGAAACCTCCTtccggctcaccacatcacgtgacctccctcAGTCAAAGCTTTTAAAGAAAAATACTCCATTCAATACTGCAATTTAGCCCAACTGGTTCAGAAGTCTGCCATTCAAAAATTAATCTTTGTTCCTTACGGGTTAAGATCTTAGAATTATCTCCTCCTTGTTGCATTTTCACTTGAGTTAtaacaaaagattttaaatttgcAATAGTATGTTTACGATTAACCAAAGAGGCACCTTCTTTCTCAATACAGATGCAACTCATATGTTCTAAAATTCTTGTTCTAACTTTCCTTTTTGTTTGTCCAATATACAACCGTTTACATGGGCAGATCACTGCATATGCTTCTTGTGCAGAATGACAGTCATATGTGTCAGGGAGCTTGTAAAACGTACGTTGTGATGACATGTAAAATTGAGTGATTTCAAATACATTAGGACAAACTGAACAGGACCCACAACTGACCTGTCCAATGGTCAATGATAAACTCTTACTTAATGTAGGGAGACAAGAAGATGTCAAAAAATCTCTTAGGGAATGAGATTAATTCTCTGGATTAATTCTCTGGATCCAAATCTTCAATTCAGTTTCCAATATCATCAGCAAGGCATTGCTTTTTTAGATTTATAGATCTATAAAAGTCAAGGTAATTTATACACTTCTATATTCAGAACAGCTACAGATAGAAATATATTACTTCATTACAATAGTTACCATCCATATAGACTTAAAGAGAACATACCTATTGGACAGTTCTTAAGACTCCAGATTTACTCAACGGTGGTTGAATGTAAAAATAAAGCAGAGGAACTAATATGTAGATTTCAGGATCAAGGATACAAAAAATCATGCATTAAAAAGGCATTTAAAGAACATTGTTTGCCAATTGAGCAAATTTATTGACACCTTCTGGGAAATCATAAGTTTCGCAGTTTATCATGCAATTCCATATTCTCCATATACAAATCATGTGAAAAATATTATTCACCATCATTGGTCCATTCTGAGTCATGACAACCTTTTTAAAGAATTACCAGTTTTTGCCATCAAAAAGAATTGTTCCCTACAAGATTTTTTGACATCTTCTTGTCTTCCTACATTAAGTAGGAGTTTATCATTGACCATTGGACAGGTCAGTTGTGGGTCCTGTTCAGTTTGTTCTAATGTATTTGAAATCACTCAATTTTACATCATCACAGACAGAATGAGCTCTGTATTTTAACATGCTTTTCCATACAGTCCTGAAGACCAGTTTCAAACTCTTTTGCACATATACATTGAATTAGATATGGCCATAATTTATAAAAAttgccctctccttccccctcccccatgaccGAAGGAGGTTAAAATGctcaaaatacaaaaacaacaaTCAACTTCAAGATCATAGGGaatggaaagagaaaagaaaagaaaaagagagacgaTTTCAAGACTTTCTTTTGTGTTTGGTATATATTTCTTGGATTATTCCCCTTTTAAATTCATGATGAGGCCCTCCTAGGCTTTACAGGATGATTGCACAATCATTGTGAGGTTGTAATCAACAATCCCGTCATCAAGTAGACAGAACTTGGACTGGCCCATTTTTACAATGAATCTTTTTCACCTAAGAATTACAAATGCATTGTGTAGAAAATTAAATACAGACTGGAAGAGTATAAGCACAGGAAAATGTAACATTTGAATATGAGAAAAATGGTGGCATTTTATAGGTGATGTATTAGGTCAGCAATGGGAATGTGTGGCCCATGGGCTGCATCTACTTGTTGCTCAATTTCATCCTGCCAATGGCAAGACCCCCAGAAAAAGCTGATCATGGCAGTAGAGCCTGCTCTGCTCGAGCTGCTTGCTCTCACTTGCCTCTCCACAGTCTCCCCCCAGAAATACTGGAAATAGCTGATAACTCTtccacctcctctcccccagAAATGTGctcttccacctccacctcctgCCCCTCCAGAAACAGCTAATTACTAATAAGGTCCTTCATCTCCAAAAGCATCCCCACCCTTATATTATTAGGTCCCCTGGAGGTGAACAATTGCCTCCAAAAGTTTGCTCTTCATCCTTACCAGAGGTTTAAAGCCAAATTTATAAATTCACTTTGTGCAATCCTTCACTGGCAGAAGGGAATATAATGTACTTaacattttcaattattttttttagccTAGATTTTCTCCTGCAGGAATAAGCAGACTGTTTTAGAAACTTTAAGTGACACTTTAACAATTTTGTTAGCTCCTTAAGTAGCATTGCTCTGATTCATTTACTTGTTCTTAttttctcactttctctcttcATCTCTTGGTTTCttattgatgttatttatttggaaaatgcTGAGCAGCTCAAATCAGAGCAGCTGAAAAAGTAATTTAAGGCCAAGGCACTGCAGCTACTTTTAAGcttctttttttgtattgtgcTTTTTTACTAATCTCAGTTTTGaaggtttgtttaaatttaaataatCTTTAAAACAGGGATGGTGATTTTGAAACAACCGCACGGGCACACATGTATGCGTGTATGTTGGCTTATGCCAAAGGGCCATATTATACCATATGCATGCATTTgtacacatggtataaaataggttgtatgtgcatacatgtgcacacaattttatatggacatgcacatgtgtgcacaaatgccgcctctactgtgtaaatggggggattttaatagacatgtgtgccgacacaattaccagtttctccagttcgaacccagttctcccaggtaaaggataggacttcctaatccccctagttaattagccttccatttaccctgttagcccctatccctaaaatcccgctgactagcctatctctgtttgttttaggacttacatacCATCCACAGCAGTaataaagttacgcggtaggggaccctggcatgcacttgtgcatgtaagtatttacatgttgGTTTCATTAATAAATCCTGGAACTCCCATGTCCTGTCCAGGCCACGCCCATTGCCCTCCCcttttccagaaaaaaatgttGTGCGCATACCGGGTGATTCGCTCATACACgggtgtcttttaaaatcagcccagcTTGCACTGGCTTGACTTCTGTGCATATCTTCCAGCTTTGGTGTGCACcaggattttaaaatttacccccaaAGTAATAGAAGTACATCTTTGATTGAACCTcaatacatttttcttaaaaaaattagGAGGttgcttattattattatcatcaaaATTGTGATTGCTTCTAATACTATTTTGGTTCATAACTTCATTTTACATCTAAGCTGTAGATACTCtgcattacagaaacatggctggaAGACGGGTAGACTATTTGTCTGAAATAAACTTGCCCCCTGTTATAAATGtagatcctttaaaaaaaatggtaatacattaaaatgcaaataacATGACATTAAGattttttctagagctgttgTGCTTTTATTAAAAGCTGAATCCAAAGATAATCTAGCATTTCTTTCAGCCCACCATCCTCCTATGACAAATCACTCTTCCATAGACAACATTGTAGACCTTAATGAGGTGTCCTAATTTGAAagtccttggagattttaatgtaCATGCAGATGACCCCAAAAACAACTGGCCAAGAATTTTTATTGGTTATGAATGACCTGGGTTTTGTCAGCACATTAATTCCTCAACACACACAGCAGGACATTCCTGAGATCTTTACTTTATTTTAGGAAATATGATCCAATTAACAAATCTATCCAGGCCACTGTACTATCTTGGTCTGATCGTTTACAAATAACATTCTTTCTGCAGGTTGAAGAAGTCTATAATATACATGGAATGCAAGGATTATGCATAATAAACTGGCACTGAACTTATCAAAAACTGAAACTGTAGTCATCTAGCATAGTGATTTCTGTTTAATCCCTCCAAATATTAAAGTGGAGATGAATAGCTGAGAGTTTCAGCACATGCAAGGAGCCTGGGGGTATTCATTTATTCTAATCTATCTTGTGTCCAGCAAGTAAAGGCTGTGATTAAATCGAGCTATAAGCTGTGGCTATTACATGGGCTAAAAGAAAGCACTTTTGCGATCTGCAGACCTTCGTTCAGTGGTGCCCAGCTacactggattattgcaatttgtttcatttgagttTGCTGATAACTACATTGAAAtcactacaaatgttgcaaaatgctgtGGTTTAGTTAATTTTATAATCACAGCATTAGAGTTCACATCACACTGGTCTTATTTGACCTTCATTGGCTTCATATCCAGTGGAGGACAAAATATAAGGTTGCAAGATTTGTGCACAAGCTGCTTTCTCAAGACTCTCTTCCGTGGATTAATTTTATGCTTTGAATATATAATTCTACGAGATCATTTTGATCTGCACAGAGAGGGCTTCTAGACGTTCTAACTATATGACAGGGCTCATCTGGCCAACACAAAGGTGTGGATATTCTCAGTAGGTGCTGCAGTCATTTGGAATGCCTTACTTCAGGAGTTAAGACTGATGGACTGTGGTAAAACATTCAAGGGACTGTTAAAAACCTTTTTCTTTAAACATGGAATTCTTGTGAAGTTGTGACTGGTTCCCCTATGTGAGACATACCAACTATATCTGGGAATGTTGTCTTCTGTTTTTgctgttatatttttatttgattatgtatattttttatatgcCGTCTGGGGCCTTGGTATAGGTAGGTTAtaaatactgcaaaaaaaaaaaaaaaaaaaaaaaaaccaaacccaaagtGAGGCGTTCTATAACCTAGGGAAAGTCTACAAAGCCTTTTTCATTGGCTAAAGGATTCAGGATAGAATTGGCTGCAGCAAGAGGTGAAAACAGGTCTTGAAATAGTCAACCAGGTCCTCCTGGAGCAGTTTCTGGATGGGCTGGACTGAACTATTGGGAAGTGGGTGTGTCAGCATCTGGGGCTCACCCTGGAAACTGCATTGGAAGAGGCAGATGCCATCCATCAGGCTTAGTTGATGCCAGAACTAATACAAAAGCTAGAAAGGCAACCCACATAGGGTCTCTGGCATGGCAGTGAAAGTGTAAGACTCCAACAACGATCCTCAGAACAGGATAGCTCTGGTTCCTTACTCCTGTCCACAGACCCCAAACCTGCCAACTTGCTTTAACTGTGAAAATTAATGCAATTTGTCCAAAGTTAGTCTCTATGGACATCAAACTGGTGACATAGCCAGCACTAGATGTTAAAATGTTCATGGGTTAGCTAAACTTTTCAGAGGAGGGATGACCACCAAGTCTAAACACACAAGCATGCTCCCATTGTGGAGAGAAAGTACACATTTTCAAAGACTGTCCATGGCTTGAAGATGAAGAATTGGAATGTTCCATAGCTGTAACTTCATTTATATTCCTCATTTGAGACTTTGGGACTTTGTGATCTCATTTGAGTTGTTTAAGATTCCTACCCAATCTCTGGTAGGTTTAGGGTGTAGAAAGACTCTTATCCGGAAGAAGTCACCCCAGGAAAGGTGTATCGATTACAAGAAGAAAGCGACACTTCTCTACATATGTGGTGACTAGCAgtacctaaccagtcaggttctACTGAACCAGGGAAAGTCCCTGTTTTTCTGGGATGCAATTATCCCTGGTTTGAGACTCTATGGGGCCAGCTTATGACCAGTCTAGTCAGCCCAGACTACATTGAGATATCTCCCCAGGAAAACTTTCCATGGGATGATGCAAACGTATACAGCATGAACTCAATGATTCTCAGACCATGAGGGCAGCACCAGAGAAGAAAATCCGAAAGGTCCCAATGTTTAGAGTTTGCTGTGGACAGAATTGCTCTGAAGACAAAAGAAAAGGTAGAATGATTGACTGGGAAAAGGCATGCCAGTGACTTCACTGTTTCAACTTTATATGGTGACATGGATCAGAAGGAACCATGAGTGTTTCGGGAACCCTTAACTGATTCCCTAAAAAGGATGGAGAAGGGTAACTCTGGAGAAGTTAAGCAAGCCCCACTTGAAAGTAGTTCCCTTGGCAGGAGGCATTTACAGATGTTGGAGGGGAAAAGTATTTTCTGGCCTAGGGGATCCAATACCAACCTTACCCTACACTAGGAAAAGAAATGGTCAGTCCTAGTTCAGGGTGGGAAAGGAAAACAGGAATGGTGATTCACTTCCCCTGGAGTAACCCTGGTAGAGGTAAATACTTGACCTGACAAGGTCAAGTTGAGGGGGAGATTATGTAAAGGAATATATGTTAGACCATCCTAAAGTCTAGGAGCAGGCATTTTGTCTGGTCCAGCTTAAGACAGCCCACAAAGGAATCCTGGTTGCAGAGCATTTCCCCTGGGAAGAGGAATAAGGTGGTAGGCTTCAGGGTGGACAGGGCCTCACAAGCtaggagaaggaagcaggagctttGCTAAAACCACTTGACTGAAGACTACTGCATTtttgtttccagcactgctgaggtaagcaggctcttAGTTGTTTAATTTgcctataaataataaaaatctgtATAAGAATAGCTGGAATCCATGCTACTCTGTCCTCCAGTATGGTAAAGACTGCTCATGCTGTGTTACAGGGCCTAATAGCAGATATAATGGCTTATTTTGTTGATGAAAAGATATTAGATATTCagaatgaattttcaaacattccTTCCCAGGATAAAACCATGTCAGAAGACTTagaattgattgatttttttcttttttcattcaggATAAATTCCTATTATTTAATAGCAATTCAGAACTAGCTGTACTGAAAGTCTTGCGAGAGTTTGGTTCTGTCACTTCTCCCCTAAATCTGTTCCCTTCCAAATTGGTTAAAAAAAGTAAGAGCTTGGCCTTGGTCCTTATCTCTGTGCCATGATTAACACGAGCTTGGACTTTGGACTAGTGCCATCTTCCCTAAAAGGAACCAAAGTATTATTCCATATAAATTTCTAACCTACCATTTGTCTTCAAACTACTTGAAAAACTCATGTTTCAGCAACTTCTCAACTATCTAGACAAAACAAGATAATCTGACTTTCACCAAGGCCATAGCACAGAAACAGCTCCACTTACAGTGGAGGAAAAGATGCCCTCATTATCCTATTGGATATAAGTGTAGCTTTCAATACCATAAATCATAATTTGCTACTTGAACATTTGCATGAGCTTTGGTTAGGTAGTACTGCACTTAAATGGTTTAGATCCTATCTGACAGGCTGGATTTAACCAGGTAAAGTGGGGATCTAAACCATCATTAACAAGATTTCTATGatgtggagtccctcagggctcagtCCTATGCTGTTTAATTTTTACCTGTTCCTCTGGCAACCCCATGGAATTAGCTCAGTCTTTCCTCTTTGTCGATGATATTCGGTTGGTGGCGCACATTGATACTATAACTTCAGTTGACCCTGGCAAATCGCAATAGCTGTCTTGCTTCTATCTCCACATGGCTGACTGAGCATAAACTTAAATTAAATCCCTTGAAGTCAGAGGCAATTTCAGTTTCTTGGCCACCGGTTTCTGGTTCTttggggcaggcttctttttgtTCTCCTACTGCTTCTTGTTGAGCTTGAAGGAGCCCGAAGCTCCACTGCCCTTGGTCTGCACAAGGCTGCCCTTGTTCACCAGGCTCTTGACTGCCAGCTTCAGGCAGCTCTTGTTCTTCTCCACATCGTAGCCCTTGGCCACCACAGCCTTCTTGAGGGCGGCCAGCGATACCCCGCTGCGCTCCCTGGAGGTGGATACGGCCTGCACGATCAGCTCCGGGACACTGGGGCCCGAGGACTTGCGTACCTTCGAGGCACCTGCCACtttcttctgctttttcttggacGCTGCTGGAGCAGGAGGTGCAGTGGGAGCTGCCGCCAGGGCCGTTTGAGTCATGCCTTTTCTGCGAGCGAAGAAACTTCAGTCACCGAAATTCTCCCCAAATACATTTCAGGCACTTCCCCACACAGCCACTTCCCCTGTATTTATAGCAGGAAAGCCGCGCTCTGATTGGCTGCACCTTTACTACCTGCAATTTGGATCACCAGAGGAAATTAACAGTCTTCCCTCAATTTCTGGGTTGATATATACCCCAGAGATGTAGTAACCATGCTATTTATTAATTTGGACTCAAAATTTACAATCCTTAACCAAGTTTCATCTGTTCTCTATACTAACTATTTTTACTTGTGTTTTTTTCACCAATAATGGAACATCCTAGAAAAAAAACATCTTGAAGGAATTGTCCACTCTTTGATCATGAATtccctagactattgcaatgctttatATAATTGTTAAAGCGcattcaactgatccaaaacatGGCGGCTAAACTTGTCCTCAGAGATAAAAATATTTGACAGAGCAACTCCCTTGCTGGCTAAACTTCACTGACTCCCTATTATCCAtagaattacatttaaaattattaCTCTTGTGTTTAGATGTTTGCATAGGGGCCATCCTCAATATTTTTCTGACTTGCTGGTACCTTAGAAGCCTACCTGTTCTCGTCATATTTACTATTCCATCAGCCTCAGTGATAAGACTCAaacttttggatagtagaaagactagggggcactccatgaagttagcatggggcacatttaaaactaatcggagaaagttcttttttactcaacgcacaattaaactctggaatttgttgccagaggatgtggttagtgcagttagtatagctgtgtttaaaaaaggattggataagttcttggaggagaagtccattacctgctattaagttcacttagagaatagccactgccattagcaatggtaacatggaatagacttttttttgggtacttgccaggttcttatggcctggattggccactgttggaaacaggatgctgggcttgatggacccttggtctgacccagtatggcattttcttatgttcttatgtgtcttACTGCTTTTAGTTATGTAGCACTCTTATTATCGAATGACCTCTTTATCTTAAATtggaaaataattatttaaaattccagACAGAGATTAAAGTATTTCTCTTCTCACAAGCTTTCAGGTGAAAGAAAATACATGTTTTATGGTTATATTGCCCTATGCTGACCACTATTATTTTAATTATGGTTTACTTTCTGCCAGCATTGGGTATTATTAAGTCCATATCATAGGTATTTTTATATGTTCTAATCCATCATAACTTATTTTTAACTTAATATATTCTTACTGTAACCTCCTGACAGGGCACATAAAAAGATGAGAGGGTCTAATTCCAGTCTGAGCCAAGCCTCAGTTTCTTGTGGGTTCAAAAATTAAAATGGTCGAGCAGATGGTGTAATGGATCTGATCAGAGGCAAAGGCAATATTTTTCTAAGCTGAACACAGAAAACTTCATCAGCATTTCTGTGACCCACCTCTGATTGCTCCCACCTTTCCTTTAACCTCTGTCAAACCCACACCTTGAGATAAAGCAGGCCTCATGCCAAATGGtatgttcaaaataaaatgttttacttaCAAACTGTAGATACCAGCAGTCAGagtaaaattacataaaaatca
Protein-coding regions in this window:
- the LOC115080789 gene encoding histone H1.11R-like; translated protein: MTQTALAAAPTAPPAPAASKKKQKKVAGASKVRKSSGPSVPELIVQAVSTSRERSGVSLAALKKAVVAKGYDVEKNKSCLKLAVKSLVNKGSLVQTKGSGASGSFKLNKKQ